The following are encoded together in the Gammaproteobacteria bacterium genome:
- a CDS encoding transposase, giving the protein MKAPEREELEHLVQQIAERVGRALERMGLLQRDAESAWLELPSVEDTDAIRQLLGSSVTYRIAVGPQAGRKALVLRTITALAGEEPRNERVAKANGFSLHAGVSCEAHQRTVRERLCRYIARPAVAEQRLTVNAQGKVVYLLKTPYHDGTTHVVFEPLDFIARLAALVPRPRVNLTRYHGVLAPNHRWRAEVTPSGRGRRKEREPRSPSALPSSGTRR; this is encoded by the coding sequence GTGAAGGCGCCGGAGCGCGAGGAGCTTGAGCACCTGGTGCAGCAGATCGCCGAGCGGGTGGGGCGGGCGCTGGAGCGGATGGGGCTGTTGCAGCGCGATGCGGAGAGTGCGTGGCTCGAGCTGCCGTCCGTCGAGGATACGGATGCGATACGCCAGCTCCTCGGCAGCTCAGTGACCTACCGCATCGCGGTGGGGCCGCAGGCCGGGCGCAAGGCGCTGGTGCTGCGCACGATCACGGCGCTCGCGGGCGAGGAACCGCGCAACGAGCGGGTGGCGAAGGCGAACGGCTTTTCCTTACACGCCGGCGTGAGCTGCGAGGCACACCAGCGCACGGTGCGCGAGCGGCTGTGCCGCTACATCGCCCGCCCGGCGGTGGCCGAGCAGCGGCTCACGGTGAATGCGCAGGGCAAGGTGGTGTACCTGCTCAAGACGCCGTATCATGACGGGACGACGCACGTCGTTTTCGAACCTCTGGATTTCATCGCCCGCCTTGCTGCATTGGTGCCGCGCCCTCGCGTCAACTTGACTCGCTACCACGGCGTGCTGGCACCGAACCACCGCTGGCGTGCGGAGGTGACGCCCTCGGGCAGGGGCCGGAGGAAGGAAAGGGAACCGCGCAGCCCGAGCGCTCTGCCATCGAGCGGCACGCGGCGATGA
- a CDS encoding transposase, with translation MTLVQRFGSALNLNIHLHMLCLDGVHVPRSVGGCASGG, from the coding sequence GTGACGCTGGTGCAGCGCTTCGGCAGCGCCTTGAACTTGAACATCCACCTGCACATGCTCTGCCTGGACGGCGTGCACGTGCCGCGTTCGGTCGGCGGCTGCGCTTCAGGCGGGTGA
- a CDS encoding transposase zinc-binding domain-containing protein, translating into MVEQHYPAFVASLAEQGKVLPAYVEREFEAYLKCGRLEHGFLRVRCESCHFERLVAFSCKKRGFCPSCGARRMAETLRSLPTRCCRRCPAPVGGQLPLRAALSLCLPPPRHSPRRWR; encoded by the coding sequence CTGGTGGAGCAGCATTACCCGGCATTCGTTGCGTCCCTGGCCGAGCAGGGCAAGGTCTTGCCCGCGTATGTCGAGAGGGAGTTCGAGGCCTACCTGAAGTGCGGGCGGCTCGAGCACGGCTTTTTGCGCGTACGCTGCGAGTCCTGCCACTTCGAGCGGCTCGTGGCTTTCAGCTGCAAGAAGCGAGGCTTCTGCCCCAGCTGCGGCGCCCGGCGCATGGCCGAGACGCTGCGCTCCTTGCCGACGAGGTGCTGCCGGCGCTGCCCTGCGCCAGTGGGTGGTCAGCTTCCCCTTCGCGCTGCGCTTTCTCTTTGCCTCCCGCCCCCGAGGCACTCGCCAAGGCGCTGGAGGTGA
- a CDS encoding Bro-N domain-containing protein: MKRHEQKVAKPDTAAAPAAVFQQKAIRRTLHNDEWWFVITDIVAALTDAADPSDYWKKMRRRDPDLSLDSQGGGQIAPPLALAFETAGGRQKLQCWNTQGIFRLIQSIPSPKAEPFKRWLAKVGKERLDEIENPELAMGRMQELYEKKGYPKEWIDKRLRGIAVRQDLTDEWKARGVASSVEFAILTNEIMQGTFDLKVDDYKQVKSLARENLRDHMTDIELILTMLGEATTTKLHRDRDSQGIAPLKKDAKDGGAVAGRTRKDIEKQSGQPVVSRSNYLPPPAAGAVLCQCGVCEADETQGGCAQEETEGWQYMSTDALFCSLSSQRIADLIRSARQSVCYAAPGIQSNVAQAMVETGGRLGPEMLTVCLDFDERVMRMGYGEIDAVKLLRDAEVHVRSSPGLRTALVIVDDTGFIFTPTALYLEAEPTGSGAPNAIRMSGEQMAEALARLSPAAKAIAVAQAKTPEEKRRIEALPLDVGSAQVTDDKFTEVGSNLKEARRYALIWRGRFGCLSLTCNMSN, encoded by the coding sequence ATGAAACGCCATGAGCAAAAAGTTGCCAAGCCGGATACCGCCGCCGCCCCTGCCGCTGTTTTTCAGCAAAAGGCCATTCGCCGCACTCTGCATAACGACGAATGGTGGTTTGTCATCACCGACATCGTTGCCGCGCTGACGGATGCCGCCGATCCGTCGGACTATTGGAAGAAGATGCGCCGGCGCGACCCCGATTTGAGCCTGGATAGCCAAGGGGGGGGACAAATTGCACCCCCCCTTGCGCTGGCGTTTGAGACGGCAGGCGGGCGGCAGAAACTCCAGTGCTGGAATACGCAAGGCATTTTCCGCTTGATCCAGTCGATCCCCAGCCCCAAGGCCGAACCTTTCAAGCGCTGGCTGGCCAAGGTGGGCAAGGAGCGTCTGGATGAGATCGAGAACCCCGAGCTGGCGATGGGGCGGATGCAGGAACTCTACGAAAAGAAGGGCTACCCGAAAGAGTGGATCGACAAGCGCCTGCGCGGTATCGCGGTGCGGCAGGATTTGACCGATGAGTGGAAAGCGCGCGGCGTGGCTTCCAGCGTGGAGTTTGCGATTCTGACCAACGAGATCATGCAGGGCACCTTCGATCTGAAGGTGGACGACTACAAGCAGGTGAAGTCGCTGGCGCGGGAAAACCTGCGCGATCACATGACCGACATCGAGTTGATCCTGACCATGCTTGGCGAGGCAACGACCACCAAGCTGCACCGCGACCGCGATTCGCAGGGCATCGCGCCGCTCAAAAAAGATGCGAAAGATGGTGGCGCGGTGGCGGGTAGAACGCGCAAGGATATTGAGAAGCAGAGCGGCCAGCCGGTGGTGAGCCGCAGCAACTACTTGCCCCCGCCGGCCGCTGGCGCGGTGCTGTGCCAATGCGGCGTCTGCGAAGCCGACGAAACGCAAGGCGGTTGCGCCCAAGAAGAAACCGAAGGGTGGCAATACATGAGTACCGATGCGCTGTTCTGTTCGCTCTCGTCGCAACGCATCGCCGACCTGATTCGGTCTGCCCGGCAGTCCGTTTGCTACGCCGCACCAGGTATTCAGTCCAACGTGGCACAGGCAATGGTGGAAACGGGTGGCCGGCTCGGGCCAGAAATGCTGACCGTTTGCCTGGATTTCGACGAGCGCGTGATGCGCATGGGCTATGGTGAGATTGATGCGGTGAAACTGTTGCGTGATGCCGAAGTCCACGTCCGCAGTTCCCCCGGTCTGCGCACTGCGCTGGTGATTGTTGACGACACAGGCTTTATTTTCACCCCGACCGCCCTGTATCTCGAAGCCGAACCTACCGGCAGTGGGGCACCCAACGCCATACGCATGTCCGGCGAACAGATGGCGGAAGCCCTGGCTCGTCTTTCACCGGCCGCCAAGGCGATTGCCGTGGCGCAAGCGAAAACACCCGAAGAGAAACGGCGAATCGAAGCCTTGCCTCTGGATGTGGGGTCGGCACAGGTAACGGATGACAAATTCACCGAGGTTGGTAGCAACCTGAAAGAAGCCCGCCGGTACGCTTTGATCTGGCGCGGCAGGTTCGGGTGTTTGAGCCTTACCTGCAATATGTCGAATTGA